One segment of Haloplanus natans DSM 17983 DNA contains the following:
- a CDS encoding aldo/keto reductase: MPTLGIGTWQNTDPEECANAVATAIEMGYRHVDTAQAYDNETAVGEGLARAAVPREDVFLATKVWIDQLGGDDVVASTEESLSKLGVDYLDLLYIHWPAGEYDAEDTLAAFDDLYDEGLIERIGVSNFEPGQVTEAVETADAPIFANQIECHPLLPQDELRAHCADHGVDVVAYSPLARGEVFDIPEINAVADKHGVSEAQVSLAWLREKGVTAIPKATSETHIRDNWASRTLELDDEDVSTIDSIGRTERQIDPDFAPW, from the coding sequence ATACCGACCCTCGGTATCGGCACGTGGCAAAACACCGACCCCGAAGAGTGTGCGAACGCGGTGGCGACGGCCATCGAGATGGGCTATCGCCACGTCGACACCGCACAGGCCTACGACAACGAGACGGCGGTCGGCGAGGGCCTCGCGCGCGCCGCCGTCCCACGCGAGGACGTCTTCCTCGCGACGAAAGTCTGGATCGACCAACTCGGGGGCGACGACGTCGTCGCCTCCACCGAGGAGAGTCTGTCGAAACTCGGCGTCGACTACCTCGACCTGCTGTATATCCACTGGCCGGCAGGCGAATACGACGCCGAAGACACCCTCGCCGCCTTCGACGACCTGTACGACGAGGGGCTGATCGAGCGGATCGGCGTCAGCAACTTCGAACCCGGGCAGGTGACCGAGGCGGTCGAGACGGCCGACGCCCCCATCTTCGCCAACCAGATCGAGTGTCACCCGCTCCTCCCGCAGGACGAACTCCGCGCACACTGTGCCGATCACGGCGTCGACGTGGTGGCGTACTCGCCGCTGGCCCGCGGCGAGGTGTTCGACATCCCCGAGATCAACGCCGTGGCCGACAAACACGGCGTCAGCGAGGCACAGGTGTCGCTCGCGTGGCTCCGCGAGAAGGGCGTCACGGCGATTCCGAAGGCGACGAGCGAGACACACATCCGCGACAACTGGGCGTCGCGAACGCTGGAACTCGACGACGAGGACGTATCGACCATCGATAGCATCGGCCGGACGGAACGGCAGATCGATCCGGACTTCGCGCCCTGGTAA
- a CDS encoding DUF373 family protein, whose product MTTLVLCVDRADDVGRTVGVSMPVDGWDAVRSLVTEVGLADPEDSTVNCLLEALRVTRDLRGDGEDAIVAVVSGSGDSPVGADRSVAAQVDDLLDRYAPDSAIIVTDSADDERLVPIIESRLPVDSVDRVVVRQARDIESTYYLLKQFLADEELRSTVLVPVGVGLLLLPVLLVRFSLGMALAGLASLLGAAVLYKGLAIDAYLARLPDQIRDALYSGQVSVVTYAVAGGLALVGLFLGGLAVSPVTDGVVLVPVMQFFYSSIPWLALAALTASAGRLLDELIDADRIPRPYLNLPFGVVALGLVVRGFAGYFLEREGVLQHLQLLGVTVQPTERLALFVVTAIVVSLVGVRVTAKVAHDHPGEEEADAESVDRS is encoded by the coding sequence GTGACCACGTTGGTGCTGTGTGTCGACCGGGCCGACGACGTCGGCCGGACCGTCGGCGTGTCGATGCCGGTCGACGGGTGGGACGCCGTGCGATCGCTGGTAACCGAGGTGGGGCTGGCCGATCCGGAGGACTCGACGGTCAACTGCTTGCTCGAAGCCCTCCGTGTCACCCGTGACCTCCGGGGCGACGGCGAGGACGCCATCGTCGCCGTCGTCTCCGGCTCCGGCGACTCCCCCGTCGGCGCCGACCGCTCGGTCGCGGCCCAGGTCGACGACCTGCTCGACCGCTACGCCCCCGACTCGGCGATCATCGTCACCGACAGCGCCGACGACGAGCGGCTGGTGCCGATCATCGAGAGTCGTCTACCGGTCGACTCCGTCGACCGCGTGGTCGTCCGACAGGCCCGCGACATCGAGTCGACGTACTACCTCCTCAAGCAGTTCCTCGCCGACGAGGAACTCCGCTCGACCGTTCTCGTTCCCGTCGGCGTCGGACTGCTCTTGCTTCCCGTCTTACTCGTGCGGTTCTCGCTCGGCATGGCGCTCGCCGGCCTCGCCTCGCTGCTCGGCGCCGCGGTGCTGTACAAGGGACTCGCGATCGACGCCTACCTGGCGCGCCTGCCCGACCAGATCAGGGACGCCCTCTACTCCGGACAGGTGTCGGTCGTCACCTACGCCGTCGCGGGCGGCCTCGCACTCGTCGGGCTCTTTCTCGGTGGCCTCGCCGTTTCGCCCGTGACCGACGGTGTCGTCCTCGTCCCAGTCATGCAGTTTTTCTACAGTAGCATCCCGTGGCTGGCGCTGGCGGCGCTCACCGCGAGCGCCGGTCGCCTGCTCGACGAACTCATCGACGCGGACCGCATCCCCCGCCCCTACCTGAACCTCCCTTTCGGCGTCGTCGCGCTTGGCCTCGTCGTCCGCGGGTTCGCCGGCTACTTCCTCGAACGCGAGGGCGTCCTCCAGCATCTCCAACTGCTCGGGGTCACCGTCCAGCCTACGGAACGCCTCGCGCTGTTCGTCGTGACGGCCATCGTGGTCTCGCTGGTCGGGGTTCGGGTGACGGCGAAAGTCGCCCACGACCATCCGGGCGAGGAAGAGGCAGACGCCGAGTCGGTCGACCGCTCGTAG
- the sppA gene encoding signal peptide peptidase SppA yields MNGDDDLARLGVVVGGGLLAAVLGIVVFVVVPGSLVDLLGLLLTIGVVLLGTRAAGDFADSAFPDYNVAEVAVEGPITRDGSTPGPIPGGALGATADDVVEGIERADEDDAVDALLVKLDTPGGQVVPSDDIRRAAADFDGPTVAYATDVCASGGYWIASGCDELWARRGSIVGSIGVIGSRVNLADLAEDLGVSYERFAAGKYKDAGMPLKELSEDEREYLQGIIDGFYDDFVERVAEGRDMEPEAVRETEARVYLGDDAHELGLVDSIGTRDDVEDRVEGLLDTEVSVREFESKKGLAARLRGGATAVAYAAGAGVASVLVDDEQDFRLRL; encoded by the coding sequence GTGAACGGTGACGACGATCTCGCCCGACTCGGCGTCGTCGTCGGTGGTGGACTTCTCGCGGCCGTCCTCGGTATCGTCGTCTTCGTGGTCGTACCGGGGTCGCTCGTGGATCTGCTCGGCCTCCTGTTGACTATCGGCGTCGTGCTCCTCGGTACCCGCGCGGCCGGCGATTTCGCCGACTCGGCGTTCCCGGATTACAACGTCGCGGAGGTGGCCGTCGAGGGACCGATCACCCGCGACGGCTCGACACCGGGACCGATCCCCGGCGGCGCGCTCGGCGCCACCGCCGACGACGTGGTCGAAGGGATCGAACGGGCCGACGAGGACGACGCCGTCGACGCCCTTCTGGTGAAACTCGACACACCGGGCGGCCAGGTGGTCCCCAGCGACGACATCCGTCGGGCCGCGGCCGACTTCGACGGGCCGACCGTCGCCTACGCCACCGACGTGTGCGCGAGCGGCGGCTACTGGATCGCGAGCGGGTGTGACGAGCTCTGGGCGCGGCGCGGGAGCATCGTCGGCAGCATCGGCGTCATCGGTTCGCGGGTGAACCTCGCCGACCTGGCCGAGGACCTCGGCGTCTCCTACGAGCGCTTCGCCGCCGGCAAGTACAAGGACGCAGGGATGCCGCTGAAGGAACTCTCCGAGGACGAACGCGAGTATCTGCAGGGGATCATCGACGGCTTCTACGACGACTTCGTCGAACGGGTGGCCGAGGGTCGCGACATGGAGCCCGAGGCCGTCCGCGAGACGGAAGCGCGGGTCTACCTCGGCGACGACGCGCACGAACTCGGCCTGGTCGATTCGATCGGCACTCGCGACGACGTCGAAGACCGCGTCGAGGGGCTGCTCGATACCGAGGTGTCGGTCCGCGAGTTCGAATCGAAGAAGGGACTCGCTGCCCGCCTCCGTGGCGGCGCGACGGCCGTCGCCTACGCCGCCGGTGCGGGCGTCGCGAGCGTCCTCGTCGACGACGAGCAGGACTTCCGCCTCCGGCTCTGA
- a CDS encoding coiled-coil protein, translating to MVTTEEVLDEFDVSALEAENNVDLTDEQLENDSKGQLIKLAGQLRDRRNELNQMASERASKRDDLNAETREKVDEAQEHREERDELNEQVQDHKESRNELNAKANELFDEVEEMKQDLELGDGKDLEELEEEIEQLEFRQQTEVLSAEDERELIEKIEDKREEYQNRKEKLDDASELEELVEEAEEVRSEASQHHQKVTELADKAQEHHNRMIEAYREADEIRDKADEMHELFVEAQEAADRHHEDFVRVQKRLRELDKEEEQEQQDERQAEREAAKEEAEEIYQKFKEGETLDTEDLMKLQKTGLL from the coding sequence ATGGTAACAACAGAAGAAGTACTCGACGAATTCGACGTCTCTGCGCTCGAAGCGGAGAACAACGTCGACCTCACGGACGAACAGCTCGAAAACGACTCGAAGGGACAGCTCATCAAACTCGCCGGTCAGCTCCGTGACCGACGAAACGAGCTCAACCAGATGGCGTCGGAGCGCGCCTCCAAGCGCGACGACCTGAACGCGGAGACGCGCGAGAAGGTCGACGAGGCCCAGGAACACCGCGAAGAGCGCGACGAGCTCAACGAGCAGGTTCAGGACCACAAGGAGAGCCGTAACGAGCTCAACGCGAAGGCCAACGAGCTCTTCGACGAGGTCGAGGAGATGAAACAGGACCTCGAACTCGGCGACGGCAAGGATCTCGAGGAGCTCGAAGAGGAGATCGAGCAGCTCGAGTTCCGCCAGCAGACCGAGGTCCTCTCCGCCGAGGACGAGCGCGAACTCATCGAGAAAATCGAGGACAAGCGCGAGGAGTACCAGAACCGCAAGGAGAAACTCGACGACGCGAGCGAACTCGAAGAACTCGTCGAGGAGGCCGAGGAGGTCCGTTCCGAGGCGTCCCAGCACCACCAGAAGGTGACGGAGCTCGCCGACAAGGCCCAGGAACACCACAACCGGATGATCGAGGCCTACCGCGAGGCCGACGAGATCCGTGACAAGGCCGACGAGATGCACGAACTCTTCGTAGAGGCACAGGAAGCCGCCGACCGCCACCACGAGGACTTCGTCCGCGTCCAGAAGCGCCTGCGCGAACTCGACAAGGAAGAGGAACAGGAACAACAGGACGAGCGCCAGGCCGAGCGCGAGGCCGCCAAGGAGGAGGCCGAGGAGATCTACCAGAAGTTCAAGGAAGGCGAAACCCTCGACACCGAGGACCTGATGAAGCTGCAGAAGACCGGCCTGCTGTAG
- a CDS encoding DUF371 domain-containing protein: MREAIRARGHEHVAATHESTFEVTTDDWLTPAGDCIVGIDADRAPADFDDDFVAACRDPGATITLTLALDDGETTQRVRARGHPDLTFESGRSAVVRTSTYVDDRTVAVGADAAAADLDRDLVAALADGGEVTLTLTVE; the protein is encoded by the coding sequence ATGCGAGAGGCCATCCGAGCGCGCGGCCACGAACACGTCGCCGCGACCCACGAGAGCACCTTCGAAGTGACGACCGACGACTGGCTGACTCCCGCGGGCGACTGCATCGTCGGTATCGACGCCGACCGTGCTCCCGCCGACTTCGACGACGACTTCGTGGCCGCCTGTCGCGACCCCGGAGCGACGATCACGCTGACGCTCGCACTCGACGACGGGGAGACGACCCAGCGCGTTCGCGCTCGCGGCCATCCCGACCTCACCTTCGAGAGCGGGCGAAGCGCCGTCGTCCGGACGAGCACGTACGTCGACGACCGTACCGTCGCCGTCGGCGCCGACGCGGCCGCGGCCGATCTGGACCGTGACCTCGTCGCTGCCCTCGCCGACGGCGGGGAGGTCACGCTGACGCTGACCGTCGAGTGA